A single window of Bremerella cremea DNA harbors:
- a CDS encoding AAA family ATPase, translating into MVSTELKSGLLAALLADDGFRPEEPKTLEDTQLSQTLVESIICKLLLNIGSMSGRKTAEHICLPFGVVEGILTSMRTRQIITHCGSAPLNDYTYTLTDQGRTRAQAYMHSCAYFGPAPVSLEDYITSVEAQSVRNETPKEEDLKRAFDGLSIEPGLFDRLGPAVNSGAGLFLYGAPGNGKTTLAKRITACYGQEIWIPRTIVEDGQYIKLFDAAFHEAVDQHENSIIKADNFDHRWVKIQRPTVVVGGELTMDSLEIRFDPINNICEAPLQMKSNCGSLLIDDFGRQRMQPQELLNRWIVPLENRVDYLALPNGKKIQVPFEQLIIFSTNLEPSDLTDDAFLRRIPYKIEVEDASPEEFQNLFQIFSKQFGCRCDEDAVNHLIEKHYKPNNRPLRRCQPRDLLSQIRNYCVYKGFPMEMRPEYFDLVVGSYFTVVAGND; encoded by the coding sequence ATGGTTAGTACCGAACTAAAATCAGGCCTTCTTGCCGCTCTGCTAGCAGATGATGGTTTTCGTCCGGAAGAACCTAAAACGCTCGAAGACACTCAGTTATCGCAAACGTTGGTCGAATCGATCATCTGTAAGTTGTTGCTGAACATTGGTTCGATGAGTGGTCGTAAGACGGCGGAGCACATCTGTTTGCCGTTTGGTGTGGTCGAGGGAATTCTCACTTCGATGCGTACTCGCCAGATCATCACCCATTGTGGTTCCGCCCCGCTGAACGACTATACCTATACCCTCACCGATCAGGGACGAACCCGAGCCCAAGCCTATATGCATTCGTGCGCCTATTTTGGGCCGGCTCCGGTTTCGCTAGAGGATTACATCACCTCGGTCGAAGCCCAATCAGTACGTAACGAGACCCCCAAGGAGGAAGACCTGAAGCGGGCCTTCGATGGGCTTTCGATAGAACCGGGCCTGTTTGATCGTCTCGGGCCAGCAGTGAACTCGGGAGCTGGGTTGTTTTTGTACGGAGCCCCAGGCAACGGAAAAACGACGCTCGCGAAACGTATTACGGCTTGTTACGGCCAAGAGATTTGGATTCCACGGACCATTGTCGAGGATGGCCAATACATCAAATTGTTTGATGCTGCTTTTCACGAAGCGGTCGATCAGCATGAGAACAGCATTATCAAAGCCGATAACTTTGATCATCGCTGGGTCAAGATCCAACGCCCGACCGTTGTGGTGGGGGGCGAGCTGACGATGGATAGCCTGGAAATCCGTTTCGATCCTATCAACAACATCTGTGAAGCTCCGCTGCAAATGAAAAGCAACTGCGGTAGCTTGTTGATCGACGACTTTGGTCGCCAACGGATGCAGCCACAAGAACTCCTTAATCGCTGGATCGTCCCCCTGGAAAATCGAGTCGATTACTTGGCGCTTCCCAACGGTAAGAAGATTCAAGTTCCGTTCGAGCAGTTGATCATCTTTTCGACGAACCTAGAACCATCTGATTTAACCGACGACGCGTTCCTGCGACGTATTCCGTATAAGATCGAAGTCGAGGATGCCTCGCCTGAAGAGTTTCAAAACTTGTTCCAGATCTTCTCGAAGCAGTTTGGCTGTCGCTGCGATGAAGACGCCGTCAATCACTTGATCGAGAAGCACTACAAGCCCAACAACCGCCCACTGCGTCGCTGCCAACCACGCGACCTGTTGTCGCAAATCCGCAATTACTGCGTCTACAAAGGCTTCCCCATGGAAATGAGGCCTGAGTATTTCGACCTAGTAGTAGGCAGCTACTTCACGGTGGTGGCCGGAAACGACTAA
- a CDS encoding CBS domain-containing protein codes for MVARALRIVVVSEDRQYLRNGYDFFVACGYEVETQCDTIYRETDRFHKNDLLIYDYVANQATSHHSLYKIAVVSANRPDHVRQAISEGADDVVVRPVTPAKLLVRIRAAAAILEARIAISQQFGRDVRNRYPGEGAFLGTLQQTIEQISIHGHYVCATMFATATEDPQRYQTWLQDLATTALPNSRIFELSGKRVAVVTPATAPEQVSDWAAERLASASVTDTTSTEQAVLRVSGSFVTTRNEGTSSEQMALVLNDRLNLALSLGEGLLIDEPHENQWLSQQPTGSIFDGMTARDIMRPTTIELPDNEPVGSALEKMRLWNADIAPVLTSDGEPCGLIRVDDLVEVEDPNQPIRQHCLPNVPKVSWDANFEEFVALFSSNDSSWLEVLQDSHPVGVIHCDDLTSMNTPVMVSLP; via the coding sequence ATGGTAGCACGCGCACTACGAATTGTTGTCGTATCGGAAGACCGTCAATATCTCCGCAATGGCTACGACTTCTTTGTAGCCTGCGGATACGAAGTAGAAACCCAGTGTGACACGATCTACCGCGAGACCGATCGCTTTCACAAGAATGACTTGCTAATCTACGACTACGTCGCGAATCAGGCCACTTCCCATCACAGTTTGTATAAGATCGCCGTCGTATCCGCCAACCGGCCCGATCACGTACGTCAAGCGATTTCCGAAGGGGCTGACGACGTGGTGGTACGTCCGGTAACGCCTGCCAAACTATTGGTTCGTATTCGCGCCGCGGCTGCCATTTTGGAAGCCCGTATCGCAATTTCTCAGCAATTTGGTCGCGACGTACGTAATCGCTATCCAGGCGAAGGCGCGTTTCTGGGAACCTTGCAGCAGACAATCGAACAAATCTCGATCCATGGCCACTACGTCTGCGCGACCATGTTCGCCACCGCAACCGAAGATCCTCAACGCTATCAGACGTGGCTACAAGACTTGGCCACAACCGCTTTGCCAAATTCGCGCATCTTTGAACTCTCCGGAAAACGGGTTGCCGTCGTCACGCCAGCCACTGCCCCCGAACAAGTTTCCGATTGGGCCGCCGAACGCCTGGCAAGTGCCTCGGTTACCGACACAACCAGTACCGAGCAAGCGGTGCTCCGAGTTTCCGGCAGTTTCGTCACCACGCGCAACGAGGGAACTTCAAGCGAACAAATGGCCTTGGTTCTCAACGATCGCTTGAACCTTGCGTTAAGCCTGGGCGAAGGCTTGCTGATCGACGAGCCACACGAAAACCAATGGCTCTCGCAGCAACCAACCGGCAGTATCTTCGATGGAATGACGGCTCGCGACATCATGCGACCGACTACCATCGAACTGCCCGATAACGAACCTGTCGGCTCGGCACTTGAAAAGATGCGTCTTTGGAATGCCGACATCGCCCCGGTTCTTACCAGCGATGGAGAACCGTGCGGACTGATCCGAGTTGATGATCTGGTGGAAGTAGAAGACCCTAACCAGCCCATCCGCCAGCACTGCCTGCCGAACGTCCCCAAGGTTTCGTGGGATGCAAACTTCGAGGAATTCGTCGCCTTGTTCTCGTCCAACGATTCGTCATGGCTGGAAGTGCTGCAAGACAGTCACCCGGTAGGCGTGATCCACTGCGATGACCTCACCTCGATGAACACCCCGGTAATGGTTTCATTGCCATAG
- the cls gene encoding cardiolipin synthase: MELNFYTLLAIILPIFHLMGLFTAVDAIMKSRTSQGAIGWALLLIFVPYIALPFYWIFGRSKFQGYVNTRRIRSRSIKDNTQTFRVVDSSVVADFEHHPELLVLERLADFPYTHSNAIRLLVNGKATFDAIYDAIETATDYVLLQTYIFRDDGVGERFREQLTRKASEGVRIYFLYDEIGSYQLTRNFIHELHQAGIHVTAFHTTRGKGNRFQLNFRNHRKIVVVDGKIAAVGGHNFGDEYLGLSPKFGPWRDTHIEIRGPAVQAIQWSFLEDWYWASGQTPAVNWKETAAEDAPHAALVIPMSPADEVETCGLFFVHAINSARRRIWIASPYFVPDKQVVCALQLAALRGCDVRIMLPERPDHLLVYLSSFHFISETAIADRISFYRYQPGFLHQKVLLVDDQFAAVGTANLDNRSFRLNFEMMVAIVSHSFAKSVEEMLLDDFEHCRKVDPHELEERSFWFRLGVSLSRLMSPIQ, translated from the coding sequence ATGGAACTGAATTTTTACACGCTCCTTGCAATTATCCTTCCCATCTTTCACTTGATGGGGCTCTTCACGGCGGTTGACGCCATCATGAAGTCTCGCACTTCGCAAGGAGCAATCGGGTGGGCTTTGTTGCTGATCTTTGTTCCTTACATTGCTTTGCCGTTCTATTGGATCTTTGGACGTAGCAAATTTCAGGGATACGTTAATACCCGCCGGATTCGTAGTCGCAGCATCAAAGACAACACGCAAACGTTTCGCGTGGTCGATTCTTCTGTGGTCGCCGACTTTGAACATCATCCCGAATTGTTGGTGCTCGAACGTCTGGCCGATTTTCCGTATACCCATTCCAACGCGATTCGCTTGCTCGTTAACGGAAAGGCAACCTTTGACGCCATTTACGACGCGATAGAAACAGCCACAGACTATGTCTTGCTGCAAACCTACATCTTCCGCGACGACGGCGTGGGCGAGCGATTCCGCGAGCAGTTAACCCGTAAAGCGAGCGAAGGGGTACGGATTTATTTTTTGTACGATGAAATCGGTAGTTATCAACTTACCCGGAATTTCATCCACGAACTTCATCAAGCCGGCATCCATGTCACCGCGTTTCATACGACACGAGGGAAAGGGAATCGCTTTCAACTGAACTTCCGCAATCACCGCAAGATCGTCGTCGTCGACGGCAAGATCGCTGCGGTTGGGGGACACAACTTTGGTGACGAGTATCTTGGGCTTTCTCCCAAGTTCGGTCCTTGGCGCGATACACACATAGAAATCCGCGGTCCCGCAGTCCAGGCCATCCAATGGTCGTTTTTAGAAGACTGGTACTGGGCTTCCGGTCAAACGCCAGCGGTGAACTGGAAAGAAACGGCGGCTGAAGATGCGCCACACGCGGCCCTGGTAATTCCGATGAGCCCGGCCGACGAGGTTGAGACGTGCGGTCTGTTCTTTGTGCATGCGATCAATTCGGCTAGACGACGGATTTGGATTGCGTCTCCTTACTTTGTGCCCGACAAGCAAGTTGTGTGTGCGTTGCAATTAGCAGCACTGCGGGGTTGCGATGTCCGCATTATGCTTCCCGAGCGGCCTGACCATTTGCTGGTTTATCTTTCGAGCTTTCATTTCATTTCAGAAACGGCCATCGCGGACCGGATTTCTTTTTACCGCTATCAACCCGGCTTCTTACATCAGAAGGTTCTGTTGGTCGACGATCAATTTGCCGCCGTTGGTACGGCGAATCTCGATAACCGCTCGTTCCGCCTCAACTTCGAGATGATGGTTGCGATCGTGAGCCATTCGTTCGCAAAATCGGTTGAAGAGATGCTACTAGACGACTTCGAGCATTGCCGTAAGGTTGATCCGCACGAACTGGAAGAGCGATCGTTCTGGTTCCGCTTAGGAGTCAGCTTGTCGCGGCTGATGTCTCCAATTCAATAG
- a CDS encoding FHA domain-containing protein yields the protein MLPRTGNDSIFLEYLDHATGKPMKAMIDEFPFIIGRNATCNLTVESGRVSREHAEVVRHGTGYLLRDLHSTNGVYVNGEPIEEHVLVDGDTVSIADFEFDFHCPSNETTRQTVTLAMDGRTPSSDKKEDPFQLIHALRTVNQWTGLSRIDAALAPIETLSDQQTIGYWCPLFRKAYQAHEEIKPLGDTVVLEKPLRMLQHVSAMFSVLERQLENGFLLLEVDQNDLQRVDLVETVGWMRTKFGAGVQVVLGGSVELWETNLAENALLDDIRAMGVQLAAVGIDQFKPPIAAEVFKQATYIGVSASALSGTSRSPAVANNIQEFITEVTAAGCKALAQTSPNSPDSHALMQMGFRAAVRFPS from the coding sequence ATGCTTCCAAGAACCGGAAATGACTCGATCTTTCTCGAGTACCTCGATCATGCTACGGGCAAACCGATGAAAGCCATGATCGATGAATTTCCGTTCATCATTGGTCGAAACGCTACGTGCAACCTGACTGTTGAATCAGGACGCGTATCACGCGAACACGCAGAAGTAGTACGGCACGGCACCGGCTATTTGTTGCGCGATTTGCACAGTACCAACGGGGTTTACGTAAACGGCGAACCAATCGAAGAGCACGTCCTGGTCGATGGCGACACGGTATCGATTGCGGATTTCGAGTTCGATTTTCACTGTCCATCCAACGAAACCACACGTCAAACGGTAACTTTGGCGATGGATGGCCGGACGCCCTCGTCCGACAAGAAAGAAGACCCTTTCCAACTCATTCATGCTTTGCGGACGGTAAATCAGTGGACCGGGTTAAGCCGGATTGATGCCGCCCTAGCGCCGATCGAAACGTTATCGGATCAGCAGACGATTGGCTATTGGTGCCCATTGTTTCGCAAAGCTTATCAAGCTCACGAAGAAATCAAACCGCTCGGCGATACGGTCGTGTTAGAGAAGCCGCTGCGGATGTTACAGCATGTTTCGGCGATGTTCTCTGTACTGGAACGCCAACTAGAGAATGGGTTTCTTTTGTTAGAGGTCGATCAGAACGATCTGCAACGAGTCGACTTGGTCGAGACCGTAGGTTGGATGCGCACCAAGTTCGGAGCGGGCGTCCAGGTGGTTCTCGGTGGCAGCGTTGAACTATGGGAAACCAACTTAGCCGAGAACGCACTGCTGGATGACATCCGCGCCATGGGGGTGCAACTGGCAGCCGTAGGAATCGATCAATTCAAGCCACCGATTGCTGCCGAAGTGTTTAAGCAGGCCACCTATATCGGCGTTTCCGCGAGTGCTTTGTCAGGGACTTCGCGAAGCCCAGCGGTGGCCAATAATATTCAAGAATTCATTACGGAAGTCACGGCTGCTGGATGCAAGGCACTCGCCCAAACGAGTCCCAACAGCCCTGACTCGCATGCATTGATGCAAATGGGTTTTCGTGCAGCAGTACGTTTCCCGAGTTGA
- a CDS encoding protein kinase domain-containing protein: MSIETTGTVREIDGYRLVQRIGAGGYGEVWRADAPGGLSKAVKLVFGFHDEARASRELKALNRIKNLRHPFLLSLERIEVIEAQLVVVTELADCCLKDRFDACRKEGMPGIPRAELLRFLADSAEALDYMTDVHSLQHLDVKPENLLIVGRHAKVADFGLVKSIQDVTASMMAGLTPLYASPEVFNDQPSRQSDQYSLAIVYQEMLTGTLPFPGRNLAQLTAQHLNSPPRLNMLPPRDRDILSKALAKKPQERYRSCAEMIQALISADSIAHLPQVRSGVDSHDETTKTDTKTISCNDTKSSVAESSPDLSEPATIRMEQDSVPWQVRSSKIWEEIAPRQQSVLPPIADDRTQRELRPCVLLGIGGLGNRVIRHFVDRRLELVGTQAEQHWCQCVAIDTDTNDLIQSTGQLGAASGTPSLSTLEMPLRRPQAYRNLSRQLTKSMSRRWLYNIPLSLKTEGMRPLGRLAFADHASRLREKIHDAVTAAIEQAEANMDPASTNYMWQAKPRVVLVMSSSGGTGSGMVWDAFALAQEVLQEHGGSGADVSLWLVHASPSGVEQQDLARCNTYACLRELFHFQVTGEYPGDAVTKIPAQRWNESISKQITLLETGGNPETRNIPVDLHDIADLLYMNIYEGRQVAQRSRDDESSEPPREPSVSAWAFAGKALCSSGHLDLAAAHYALELIKRWHGAASGDKEQRKLAHLNDTDQHASARAEQFRYLLDMRTAKIFQDSGLGLESVIDMVTQVVEDEIGNRPEDYFQETIGRLANELGARRIAPTSAEMTIQMLDSLDQLIGASNLEAEPGQLISVSLHTEISPHILQLANHFQGVVLNQIHEILNEANFRVRGVKQLSAVVDQHLNELESKARSMGERTLLEIEKVRTSLFPIIHRSTKRGYRGNEPTLSLPELRALWLNYALLRTHNVIVLAGCQVFQHLRAAIMRDNMWLKNTIVSLEMAETKVRQKLALDDVSVTGDPKFHEKLIVLERSVDDILNAEHGGLCNLLHEERNGVDKLIDIMLERGKELARRNATEEGNENQYLNSMQDGPDWKRRVASNSCRLTQLGPAVQRLMFLPESVAENTEATASAPHLSGSSPLGTKLPKVVWMESGGNIPLRDAARLLIENRPDYVPVADRLLTRADVHWTEL, from the coding sequence GTGTCGATCGAGACAACAGGAACCGTACGAGAAATCGATGGCTATCGGCTCGTACAACGAATCGGAGCAGGCGGCTACGGCGAAGTGTGGCGCGCGGATGCCCCTGGCGGACTTTCGAAGGCCGTTAAGTTGGTGTTCGGGTTCCACGACGAAGCCAGGGCCTCGCGCGAACTGAAAGCACTGAACCGGATTAAGAACCTCCGCCATCCGTTTCTGCTTTCCTTAGAGCGTATCGAAGTGATTGAGGCTCAGTTGGTGGTCGTTACCGAACTGGCCGATTGCTGCTTGAAAGACCGCTTTGACGCCTGCCGCAAGGAAGGTATGCCAGGGATCCCGCGCGCTGAACTGCTACGTTTTCTGGCGGACTCGGCGGAAGCATTGGACTATATGACCGATGTCCACTCGCTGCAGCACTTAGATGTGAAGCCAGAAAACCTGTTGATTGTTGGCAGGCATGCCAAGGTTGCGGACTTCGGGCTGGTCAAAAGCATTCAAGACGTAACCGCGTCGATGATGGCTGGCCTCACGCCTCTGTATGCTTCGCCGGAAGTCTTCAACGATCAGCCTTCGCGGCAAAGCGATCAATACAGCTTGGCGATCGTTTACCAAGAGATGCTGACCGGCACCCTCCCCTTCCCCGGCCGCAATCTGGCCCAACTCACCGCTCAGCACCTCAACAGCCCGCCCCGGCTGAACATGCTGCCACCGCGTGATCGCGATATTCTTTCCAAAGCGTTGGCTAAGAAGCCGCAAGAACGTTATCGCAGCTGCGCCGAAATGATTCAGGCATTGATCTCGGCGGATAGTATCGCGCACCTTCCTCAGGTCCGGTCTGGCGTTGATTCTCACGATGAAACGACCAAAACCGACACCAAGACCATCAGTTGCAACGACACCAAGTCAAGCGTCGCCGAATCAAGCCCCGATTTGTCGGAACCGGCCACGATTCGGATGGAGCAAGATAGCGTCCCGTGGCAGGTCCGGTCGAGCAAAATCTGGGAAGAGATCGCGCCCCGTCAGCAGTCTGTCCTGCCGCCTATCGCCGACGATCGCACCCAACGCGAGTTGCGTCCCTGCGTGCTCTTAGGAATTGGAGGCTTGGGAAATCGAGTCATTCGCCACTTTGTCGATCGGCGTCTGGAACTTGTTGGTACGCAAGCGGAGCAGCACTGGTGCCAATGCGTAGCAATCGATACCGATACGAATGACCTGATTCAAAGCACCGGGCAACTTGGTGCAGCCAGTGGAACGCCTTCCTTATCGACGTTAGAAATGCCGCTGCGTCGTCCGCAAGCATATCGAAATCTGTCGCGGCAGTTGACCAAATCGATGAGTCGTCGTTGGCTTTATAACATTCCCTTGTCGCTGAAGACCGAAGGGATGCGGCCATTGGGGCGGTTAGCCTTTGCCGACCATGCGAGTCGACTGCGAGAAAAAATTCATGATGCAGTAACCGCTGCTATCGAGCAAGCCGAAGCCAACATGGACCCAGCCAGCACCAACTATATGTGGCAAGCCAAGCCACGTGTCGTGCTGGTGATGAGCAGCAGCGGCGGAACCGGCAGCGGGATGGTCTGGGATGCGTTTGCGCTGGCCCAAGAAGTCTTGCAAGAGCATGGTGGCAGCGGGGCCGATGTTTCGTTATGGCTGGTACACGCCTCGCCCAGCGGAGTCGAACAACAAGACCTGGCCCGTTGCAATACGTATGCTTGCTTGCGCGAGTTGTTTCACTTCCAGGTCACCGGAGAATACCCTGGCGATGCGGTAACCAAGATTCCGGCGCAGCGTTGGAACGAGAGCATCTCGAAGCAAATCACTTTGCTGGAAACGGGGGGCAATCCCGAAACGCGAAACATTCCGGTCGATTTGCATGACATCGCTGACCTGTTGTATATGAACATTTACGAGGGACGTCAGGTAGCGCAGCGAAGTCGAGACGACGAATCGAGCGAACCACCCCGCGAGCCGAGCGTTTCGGCCTGGGCTTTTGCCGGTAAGGCGCTTTGTTCCAGCGGTCACCTTGACCTGGCCGCAGCGCATTATGCGTTAGAGTTGATCAAGCGATGGCATGGGGCCGCCAGTGGCGATAAAGAACAGCGGAAGCTGGCTCATTTGAACGACACCGACCAACATGCTTCTGCTCGGGCCGAACAGTTCCGCTATCTCTTGGATATGCGAACCGCGAAGATCTTCCAAGATTCCGGCTTAGGCTTAGAGTCGGTGATCGATATGGTTACGCAAGTTGTCGAAGACGAGATCGGCAATCGCCCGGAAGATTACTTCCAGGAAACGATCGGGAGACTCGCCAACGAGTTAGGGGCTCGACGTATCGCTCCGACTTCGGCGGAAATGACGATTCAGATGCTCGATTCGCTCGATCAATTGATCGGGGCTTCCAATCTGGAAGCGGAGCCAGGACAGCTCATATCGGTTTCGTTGCATACAGAAATATCGCCCCACATTCTTCAGTTGGCCAACCATTTCCAAGGAGTTGTGCTAAATCAAATTCACGAGATATTGAACGAAGCAAACTTCCGCGTACGTGGGGTAAAGCAGCTTTCCGCCGTTGTCGATCAACATTTGAACGAGCTTGAATCGAAAGCCCGCTCGATGGGCGAACGTACACTGCTAGAGATCGAAAAGGTACGGACATCGTTATTCCCGATTATTCATCGTTCGACTAAGCGTGGTTATCGTGGCAACGAACCTACTTTGAGTTTGCCAGAACTGCGAGCTTTGTGGTTGAACTACGCCCTGCTTCGTACACACAACGTAATTGTATTGGCCGGATGCCAGGTATTTCAGCATTTGCGTGCCGCCATCATGCGCGACAATATGTGGCTGAAGAATACGATCGTCAGCTTAGAGATGGCAGAAACTAAAGTCAGACAGAAGCTGGCCTTAGACGATGTTTCGGTAACCGGGGATCCTAAGTTTCATGAGAAACTGATCGTCTTGGAGCGAAGCGTTGACGACATCTTAAATGCCGAACATGGCGGGCTGTGCAACTTGCTGCATGAAGAGCGAAATGGTGTCGATAAGTTGATTGATATTATGCTCGAGCGTGGTAAGGAGCTTGCTCGCCGCAACGCCACCGAAGAAGGTAACGAAAATCAATATCTAAATTCGATGCAGGACGGGCCCGATTGGAAACGTCGTGTTGCGTCGAACAGTTGCCGGCTAACGCAACTGGGACCAGCCGTACAACGACTGATGTTTCTGCCAGAATCGGTGGCAGAGAACACCGAGGCTACCGCTTCGGCGCCTCATCTTTCAGGAAGTTCCCCTTTGGGAACCAAGCTACCCAAAGTGGTTTGGATGGAATCTGGCGGGAACATACCGCTGCGAGACGCAGCACGGTTGCTGATCGAGAATCGGCCTGATTATGTGCCGGTGGCCGATCGTTTACTAACACGCGCCGACGTTCACTGGACAGAACTATAG
- a CDS encoding mechanosensitive ion channel domain-containing protein has translation MRLASLFTLLLLCFSPAFDLLGQETANDKAATKDSYTPVTTIDPAIPIDQLVIMVRPLTKHELEGEAKAWFDLLRAKSRQIAAARLGVKKTNEAMSADSEEAAKASLEEAQLVKERAEVEAKKAEKEIVDAAQKELGVDGVSKVENQPAEDAKTDEEAAPEPTDVKAASKTKVNLLANVSKLQDQRAALAERLGVVIDSLQRKGGDVEDYQKYINAVVGIEVDTADMAEVWAAMNGWVLSKEGGQRVAWNLSKFIIILLISYLIAKVIQKVTNWLLERRLRLSRLAESLIARMIKNVVMVIGFAIALTALEVDITPIVAAIGATGLVVGLALQGTLSNFASGIMILVNRPFDVGDVVTAGGVTGVIHQMNLVSTTFRTFDNQTIHVPNNSIWNNVITNITANPTRRVDLEFSIGYDDDFEQAEQIIMDVVKSHALVLKDPAPQVVTHDLADSSVNIVCRPWAKTSDWWAVKTDITRSVKRRFDEAGITIPYPQQDVHFHPRGTEALQNGEPSPA, from the coding sequence ATGAGGTTGGCAAGTCTATTTACGTTATTACTGCTATGTTTTAGTCCGGCGTTCGACCTGCTGGGGCAGGAAACGGCAAATGACAAAGCAGCTACGAAGGATTCGTATACCCCTGTTACGACGATCGATCCCGCGATTCCGATCGATCAATTGGTGATTATGGTTCGCCCGCTGACCAAGCATGAATTGGAAGGAGAAGCCAAGGCCTGGTTCGATTTGCTCCGGGCCAAGTCTCGCCAGATTGCCGCCGCACGGCTGGGAGTGAAGAAGACCAACGAAGCAATGTCGGCTGATAGCGAAGAGGCCGCCAAGGCATCCTTGGAAGAAGCCCAGTTGGTTAAAGAAAGAGCTGAAGTTGAAGCGAAGAAAGCCGAAAAAGAAATCGTCGATGCCGCGCAAAAAGAACTGGGCGTTGATGGAGTTAGTAAGGTTGAAAATCAACCCGCCGAAGATGCCAAGACTGATGAAGAAGCTGCCCCTGAGCCAACCGATGTAAAAGCAGCCTCAAAAACGAAAGTGAACTTGCTGGCCAATGTCAGTAAATTGCAAGATCAACGGGCTGCTCTGGCCGAACGTTTAGGCGTTGTCATCGATTCGCTGCAGCGCAAAGGAGGCGACGTTGAGGACTATCAAAAATACATCAATGCTGTGGTAGGAATCGAGGTCGACACGGCCGATATGGCGGAAGTTTGGGCTGCGATGAACGGTTGGGTGTTGTCTAAAGAGGGAGGACAACGCGTTGCGTGGAATCTGTCTAAGTTCATTATCATTTTGCTGATCAGTTATCTGATCGCCAAGGTCATTCAGAAGGTGACCAACTGGTTGCTAGAGCGTCGGCTGCGCCTAAGCCGATTGGCAGAATCGTTGATTGCCCGGATGATTAAGAACGTGGTCATGGTGATCGGTTTTGCGATTGCTCTGACGGCGCTTGAAGTTGATATCACGCCCATCGTCGCTGCAATTGGGGCTACTGGTTTAGTGGTTGGCTTGGCACTGCAAGGAACGCTCAGTAATTTTGCCAGCGGCATTATGATTCTTGTGAACCGCCCATTCGACGTGGGCGACGTAGTGACGGCCGGCGGAGTGACGGGCGTGATTCATCAGATGAATTTGGTTTCGACTACGTTTCGCACGTTCGATAACCAGACGATTCATGTGCCGAACAACTCGATCTGGAATAACGTGATCACCAACATCACCGCCAACCCAACACGTCGTGTTGATCTCGAATTCAGCATCGGATACGACGACGACTTCGAGCAGGCAGAACAGATCATCATGGATGTGGTGAAAAGTCACGCCCTGGTTCTCAAAGATCCTGCCCCGCAAGTCGTTACGCATGATTTGGCTGATTCGTCGGTGAACATCGTCTGCCGCCCTTGGGCCAAGACCAGCGATTGGTGGGCCGTGAAGACCGATATCACCCGATCCGTCAAACGCCGATTCGACGAAGCCGGCATCACCATCCCTTACCCACAGCAAGATGTGCATTTCCATCCCAGGGGAACCGAAGCTCTTCAAAACGGGGAGCCATCGCCAGCCTAA
- a CDS encoding cob(I)yrinic acid a,c-diamide adenosyltransferase, whose protein sequence is MSIHIHRIYTRAGDGGETALAGGVKVSKSSLEVESYGESDELISYLGVVRAVANDPSSRPSDEIAAETDEVFLKIQNTLYEAGAVLAARTPLSPEAATYEAAQDPRISFLENRIDQYRELFDAIDGFTIPGDCVLNAHAHVARTICRRWERVLVRRHEAAPLEPWVLAYANRLSDYLFAYTRWITAKLSTQEKLWKGRSGEG, encoded by the coding sequence ATGTCGATTCACATTCACCGAATCTATACCCGTGCCGGCGACGGTGGAGAAACAGCCCTGGCGGGCGGTGTGAAGGTCTCGAAATCTTCTCTGGAAGTCGAATCTTACGGGGAATCTGATGAATTAATCAGCTATTTGGGGGTCGTTCGTGCGGTGGCGAATGATCCTTCCAGCCGGCCAAGTGACGAGATCGCAGCAGAAACTGACGAAGTTTTTTTGAAAATTCAGAATACGTTGTACGAAGCCGGCGCCGTTCTCGCTGCGCGGACACCGCTTTCGCCAGAGGCCGCCACTTACGAGGCCGCGCAAGATCCCCGTATTTCTTTTCTCGAAAATCGCATCGATCAGTATCGCGAGCTGTTTGACGCGATTGATGGGTTCACAATTCCGGGCGATTGCGTTTTGAATGCGCATGCACACGTAGCGCGAACCATTTGTCGTCGCTGGGAGCGTGTTTTGGTACGGCGGCACGAGGCAGCGCCGCTTGAACCTTGGGTGTTAGCGTACGCGAATCGCCTGAGTGACTATTTGTTTGCCTATACCCGTTGGATAACGGCCAAGCTTTCCACGCAAGAGAAATTGTGGAAAGGTCGATCAGGGGAAGGTTGA